The following proteins come from a genomic window of Longimicrobium sp.:
- the atpG gene encoding ATP synthase F1 subunit gamma gives MAKARELKGRIRSVQNTRKITRTMEMVATSKLKRAQDRVAAARPYAERLGEVIGRLLTPELAARYPLLRQPATVRRAAVLLLTANRGLSGAFNANLIREGRNLLRDLRGRGVEVELHVAGKKGISFFRYQGETLGNAVSDIGDRPSAEDAERLVNSLMDGFVAGTFDAVYVVYAKFNSALSTPPTTLQLLPVQAPEDTGRGGEVDYVLEPGADEILGRILPLYVRNGVYRALVETTAGFYGAQRTAMKNATDNAGDMLNALTRTYNRVRQAAITQEIAEIVGGAAALE, from the coding sequence ATGGCCAAAGCCAGAGAACTGAAGGGCCGCATCCGCTCGGTCCAGAACACGCGCAAGATCACGCGGACGATGGAGATGGTCGCCACGTCCAAGCTCAAGCGCGCGCAGGACCGCGTGGCGGCCGCACGGCCGTACGCGGAGCGGCTCGGCGAGGTGATCGGGCGGCTCCTTACGCCGGAGCTGGCGGCGCGCTACCCGCTCCTCCGCCAGCCGGCCACCGTGCGGCGCGCGGCGGTGCTGCTCCTTACCGCCAACCGCGGGCTGAGCGGCGCCTTCAACGCCAACCTGATCCGGGAAGGGCGCAACCTCCTCCGCGACCTGCGCGGGCGCGGCGTGGAGGTGGAGCTCCACGTGGCCGGCAAGAAGGGGATCTCCTTCTTCCGCTACCAGGGCGAGACGCTGGGGAACGCCGTCAGCGACATCGGCGACCGCCCCTCGGCCGAGGACGCCGAGCGCCTCGTCAACTCGCTGATGGACGGCTTCGTGGCGGGCACCTTCGACGCGGTGTACGTGGTGTACGCCAAGTTCAACTCGGCGCTCTCCACCCCGCCCACCACCCTGCAGCTCCTTCCCGTGCAGGCGCCGGAAGACACCGGCCGCGGCGGCGAGGTGGACTACGTGCTGGAGCCCGGCGCCGACGAGATCCTGGGGCGCATCCTGCCGCTGTACGTGCGGAACGGGGTGTACCGGGCGCTGGTGGAGACCACGGCGGGCTTCTACGGTGCCCAGCGCACCGCCATGAAGAACGCCACCGACAACGCCGGCGACATGCTCAACGCCCTGACCCGTACCTACAACCGGGTGCGCCAGGCCGCGATCACGCAGGAAATCGCCGAGATCGTCGGCGGCGCCGCCGCCCTCGAATAA